TATTCATAAAGAATTTTCAAGGCAACTTTCCCTTATCTTGAGCACTTATCTTAGATTAAATACAGAAATAGACGTCGTATCTGTGGACCAGCTTACCTACGATGAATTTGTCCGTTCTCTTCCTAACCCTGTAACTATAGGGGTTTTTGAATTAAATCCACTGCCGGGTCAAATCTTGTTTGGGATAAGTCACGAGATTACTTCAAGTATTGTTGACAGAATGCTTGGAGGCGTGGGGCACAGTGAAACAAAGGCAAGAGATCTTACAGATATAGAAGAAGCTCTTGCTAAAAGAGTTTTTGACAAAATCATAAAAACGCTTGAAAAATCATGGAAAAATATTTTTCCGGTAAGAGGCGCTGTTGTCGGCATTGATAACAATTCCATCCTCTCTCAGCTCGCAAGTCCCGGCGAAGTTGTTGCTTTAATTACACTTGAAATACAACTTGCAAACAAATATTCCGGACTGTTAAGTTTATGTTTTCCTTATCCGGTACTGGAAACAGTTATTGAACAATTAAACACTCAACAAATTTATCAGACCAAAGGCAAGACCTCCTCCATGGAGGATAAACAAAAAATATTAAATAAATTAAGTAACACCAATGTTAAAATAAATGTTATGCTAGGTAGTACGGACATAACAATAGGAGACTTTATTGATTTAAAAATAGGAGATGTTATTCGTTTGGAAAATTCAATAAATGACAAACTCGTAATAAAGGTCAATAACATACCTAAATTCCTTGGACGGCCGGGAACTAAAAAAAATAAAATTGCAATAAATATTATAGATAAGATTAAACAAAATGATGAAGATTAATAGAGTGATAAGAAAAGCCTTAATAAATATAAATTGTATTAATAACAGGAGTTTGGGCAGCTATGAATGACAAAATGTCTCAAGAAGATATAGATAATATTTTAAAAGGGTCTTCAGGTGAAATTCCTCCTGAAAACAATCCGATATATAAATTTTTAACCGAAGAAGAAGCTGATACACTTGGTGAAATAAGTAATATTTTCATGGGTTCCGCTTCTACCATACTTTCCATGTTGCTTAGTAATAAAGTAGACATAACCACTCCCGTTGTTTGCGAATATACAAACGTCGAAGAATCTTTTGTAGTAAAAGAAGACCATATAGTAGTGTCAATTAAATATGTCGAAGGTCTTGAAGGTACTACTGTATTTGCGCTGAAAGTAAAAGATACTGCAATTATTGCGGACTTAATGATGGGCGGAGAAGGAAACCCTCAGGCTGCTGAAATAGGAGAACTTGAATTAAGCGCTGTAGGCGAAGCAATGAACCAGATGGTCGGCTCGGCTTCAACTTCCTTATCTTCTATGTTTAATTACCCGATAAATATTTCTCATCCCGAAGTCAAGCTTCAGGAAAAAGACAAAAAGCTTGATTTAGCAGACGAAATTCTCAGCAATCCGATAATTGCTGTTAAATTCAGACTAATTATAGGAACTCTGATTGACAGTGAAATTATTCAGGTAATGAGTGTTAAATCTGCCCAAAATCAGGTTGCACGCCTTATGAACATGATGACCGCTCTCTCAGAAGGTCTTTCTGCTCCTTCAAACACTGTAGTCCCTGAAGCAAAGGCTGCTCCTCAGCCTCAAACTGTTCCTCAAAGTAATTCTCAATATCAAACACCTCCCATTCACCAGCAGGCACCACCTGCCTCTTCCCCCTCAACAGCATACAACCATCCGCCTCAAATGCCGGAACCTCCACAACGTCAAGTAACTGTTCAGCCTGTCCAATTCGCATCCTTTGATAATTCATCGAATATATACGGCGAAGTAAATCAAAACCTCAATCTGGTTATGGATGTTAAGCTTGAAT
This bacterium DNA region includes the following protein-coding sequences:
- the fliM gene encoding flagellar motor switch protein FliM, encoding MSGSDALSQNDIDKLLSSLTAGLEKDQSETNYESAMIDTFDEDRKGYKLYNFRRPDKFSKDHLKALQDIHKEFSRQLSLILSTYLRLNTEIDVVSVDQLTYDEFVRSLPNPVTIGVFELNPLPGQILFGISHEITSSIVDRMLGGVGHSETKARDLTDIEEALAKRVFDKIIKTLEKSWKNIFPVRGAVVGIDNNSILSQLASPGEVVALITLEIQLANKYSGLLSLCFPYPVLETVIEQLNTQQIYQTKGKTSSMEDKQKILNKLSNTNVKINVMLGSTDITIGDFIDLKIGDVIRLENSINDKLVIKVNNIPKFLGRPGTKKNKIAINIIDKIKQNDED
- the fliY gene encoding flagellar motor switch phosphatase FliY encodes the protein MNDKMSQEDIDNILKGSSGEIPPENNPIYKFLTEEEADTLGEISNIFMGSASTILSMLLSNKVDITTPVVCEYTNVEESFVVKEDHIVVSIKYVEGLEGTTVFALKVKDTAIIADLMMGGEGNPQAAEIGELELSAVGEAMNQMVGSASTSLSSMFNYPINISHPEVKLQEKDKKLDLADEILSNPIIAVKFRLIIGTLIDSEIIQVMSVKSAQNQVARLMNMMTALSEGLSAPSNTVVPEAKAAPQPQTVPQSNSQYQTPPIHQQAPPASSPSTAYNHPPQMPEPPQRQVTVQPVQFASFDNSSNIYGEVNQNLNLVMDVKLELTVELGRSVLPIKNVLELTRGSIIELDKIAGEPVELYANGKLIAKGEVVVIEDNFGLRVTSIISPENRIKDL